One genomic segment of Ictidomys tridecemlineatus isolate mIctTri1 chromosome Y, mIctTri1.hap1, whole genome shotgun sequence includes these proteins:
- the LOC144371947 gene encoding uncharacterized protein LOC144371947 produces the protein MLEVLRNLASIENKLDENNIEDEIKNSESILRHITSHSGHKCYNHEECEEKPREFKHYRQSLVSLKNVHTQMLIQTGEGPYESTVRGYVFSYSSDIQRHEDTHTGLQPYEYQQCGEASSSSTRVQRHMRTHSGGKPFQCEVCGKAFHFPSLFRRHERTHYGEKFYECKQDRETFISHTSLQRQRITHMGNARFKCKECGKDFAYPSLFRRHQRTHTGEKPYECKWCRKTFSTSSYLQIHGRIHTGEKPYECKQCGKAFSTSSYLQIHGRTHTGEKPYECKQCGKVFANVSGLYQHEKIHTRDKYYECRLYGKAFASSSDLQRHRRTHTGEKSYKCKQCGKVFASSSELQRHEKTHPGEKPYECKQCGKAFATSGILHSHEKTHTGAKPYDCKQCGKAFATSGILHSHEKTYTGAKPYECKQCGKAFTKSTCLQIHGRIHTGEKPYECKQCGKAFSSFSGLHSHKKIHTGEKPYACKQCGKAFPRSYSLRRHERTHTGEKPYECKQCGKAFTRSSELHSHEKTHTGEKPYECKQCGKAFVRSRFLQIHGRTHTGEKPYECKQCGKAFSSFSGLHSQKTIHTGVKPYACKQCGKAFSRSSGLYLHKRIHTGERPYACEQCGKAFATSSGIHRHRRTHTWGEAL, from the exons atgctggaagtcctcagaaacctggcttctatag aaaacaaattggATGAAAATAATATTGAAGATGAGATCAAAAATTCTGAGAGCATTCTAAG GCACATCACATCTCACTCTGGACACAAATGCTACAACCACGAGGAATGTGAAGAGAAGCCACGTGAATTTAAACACTATAGGCAATCCCTGGTTTCTCTAAAAAATGTTCACACACAAATGTTAATACAAACTGGAGAGGGACCTTATGAAAGTACAGTACGCGGGTACGTCTTCAGTTATTCTAGTGACATTCAAAGACATGAAGATACTCATACTGGGTTGCAACCCTATGAATATCAACAATGTGGTGAAGCCTCATCTTCTTCCACACGTGTTCAAAGACACATGAGAACACACAGTGGAGGTAAACCTTTTCAAtgtgaggtatgtgggaaagcctttcatttcccttctttatttagaagacatgaaagaactcattaTGGAGAGAAattctatgaatgtaaacaagatCGTGAAACCTTTATTTCACACACAAGTCTTCAAAGGCAGAGGATCACACACATGGGGAATGCACGCTtcaaatgtaaggaatgtgggaaagactttgctTACCCCAGTTTATTTAGAAGACATCagagaacacatactggagagaagccctatgaatgtaagtgGTGTAGAAAAACCTTTTCTACATCCagttaccttcagattcatggaagaatacatactggagagaagccctacgaatgtaagcagtgtggaaaagccttttctaCATCCAGTTACCTTCAaatacatggaagaacacatactggagagaagccctatgaatgtaagcagtgtggaaaagtcTTCGCTAATGTTTCTGGCCTTTACCAACATGAAAAAATTCATACTAGAGACAAGTACTATGAGTGTAGGCTTtatggcaaagcctttgctagttcTAGTGACCTTCAAAGGCAtagaagaacacatactggagagaagtcctataaatgtaagcagtgtggaaaagttTTTGCAAGTTCCAGTGAacttcagagacatgaaaaaactcatcctggagaaaagccctatgaatgtaagcagtgtggcaaagcctttgctacatccggtatccttcactcacatgaaaaaactcatactggagcaAAGCCCTATGactgtaagcagtgtggcaaagcctttgctacatccggtatccttcactcacatgaaaaaaCTTATACTGGAgcaaagccctatgaatgtaagcagtgtggcaaagcctttactaAATCCACTtgtcttcagattcatggaagaattcatactggagagaagccctatgaatgtaagcagtgtggaaaagccttcagtAGTTTCTCTGGCCTTCACtcacataaaaaaattcatactggagagaagccttatgcatgcaagcagtgtggcaaagcctttccTAGGTCTTATAGCCTTCGCAGACatgaaagaacacatactggggagaagccctatgaatgtaagcagtgtggcaaagcctttactaGATCCAGTGAGcttcactcacatgaaaaaactcatactggagaaaagccctatgaatgtaagcagtgtgggaaagcctttgttAGATCCCGtttccttcagattcatggaagaacgcatactggagagaagccctatgagtgtaagcagtgtggaaaagccttcagtAGTTTCTCTGGCCTTCACTCACAGAAAACAATTCATACTGGGGTGAAGCCTtatgcatgtaagcagtgtggcaaagccttcagtCGTTCCTCTGGCCTTTACTTACATAaaagaatccatactggagagaggccttatgcatgtgagcagtgtggcaaagcctttgctacatccagtGGGATTCACAGACATAGAAGAACACATACGTGGGGAGAAGCCCtgtga